Proteins found in one Magnolia sinica isolate HGM2019 chromosome 5, MsV1, whole genome shotgun sequence genomic segment:
- the LOC131246929 gene encoding uncharacterized protein LOC131246929 has protein sequence MEEVTEGRIWILAKQGIQVQSVSASRQCVSCLVTIDNISPFMLSVVYASCNKDHRKVLWDELRRISSIVPGPWMVCGDFNTTVPIEERLGGVTSFTEATRDFIEAINDSCLIDAVFNGSTFTWCNNRSGRSRRWARLYRMLLNGSWLSSLPMFTINHLTRSCSDHSPILLRFKDNSANFPQPFRFQRIWTTHDDFKRVVREAWDAEVVAAPMFKVFIKMKHLKRKLKDWNKTVFRDVHNNVQNAEDEIARAESNLIHSNYTDNLEKLQIAHENLKRALLQQELFWKQKSRIRWLQEGDRNTKFFHKSVMEKRQKQVIDKIRSLMGEILEKCKDIGREAEDYFKDLFSSQHRAANATILSFIPMVVTEQMNSDLMRPVTLEEVWQRRFPSRSIVLLGRMGSVELSSHLVGTSSEMMFLK, from the coding sequence ATGGAGGAGGTAACTGAGGGCCGCATCTGGATCTTGGCCAAACAAGGCATTCAAGTCCAATCCGTGTCAGCATCCAGGCAATGTGTCTCGTGTCTGGTAACTATCGACAATATCTCTCCTTTTATGCTTTCAGTGGTCTATGCCAGCTGCAACAAGGATCATAGGAAGGTCCTATGGGATGAATTAAGGAGGATCTCCTCCATTGTGCCAGGTCCATGGATGGTATGCGGGGATTTTAACACAACGGTGCCTATTGAAGAGAGGTTGGGGGGAGTCACCTCTTTCACGGAGGCGACGCGTGACTTCATCGAAGCCATCAATGATTCATGTCTCATTGATGCTGTTTTTAACGGATCCACGTTTACCTGGTGCAATAACAGGTCTGGGAGGAGCCGTAGATGGGCTAGGCTGTATAGGATGTTGCTCAATGGCTCTTGGTTGAGTTCACTCCCGATGTTCACTATCAACCACCTCACTAGATCCTGCTCGGACCACTCTCCGATCCTCCTGAGGTTTAAGGATAACAGTGCAAATTTCCCTCAACCCTTCCGATTCCAACGCATATGGACCACCCACGATGATTTCAAAAGAGTTGTCAGGGAAGCCTGGGATGCTGAAGTGGTAGCCGCTCCAATGTTTAAAGTTTTTATCAAAATGAAGCAtttgaaaaggaagcttaaagaTTGGAATAAGACAGTATTTAGGGACGTTCACAACAATGTGCAAAATGCTGAGGACGAGATAGCTAGAGCTGAATCAAACCTTATCCATTCTAACTACACCGACAACTTGGAGAAACTGCAGATTGCCCACGAAAATCTCAAGCGGGCTCTCCTTCAACAAGAGttattttggaagcaaaaatctaGAATTCGATGGCTGCAAGAAGGGGATCGGAACACCAAATTCTTCCACAAGTCGGTAATGGAGAAGCGCCAAAAGCAGGTGATAGACAAAATCAGATCTCTAATGGGGGAGATCCTTGAAAAATGCAAGGACATTGGAAGGGAGGCTGAGGATTACTTCAAGGATCTCTTCTCATCTCAGCATAGGGCAGCAAATGCAACTATTTTATCATTTATCCCAATGGTTGTCACGGAACAAATGAACTCGGATCTGATGAGGCCGGTTACGCTTGAAGAGGTGTGGCAGCGGCGTTTTCCATCCCGATCGATAGTGCTCCTGGGCCGGATGGGTTCGGTGGAGCTTTCTTCTCATCTTGTTGGGACATCGTCGGAAATGATGTTTTTGAAGTGA